In Populus trichocarpa isolate Nisqually-1 chromosome 7, P.trichocarpa_v4.1, whole genome shotgun sequence, the following proteins share a genomic window:
- the LOC7483073 gene encoding transcription factor JUNGBRUNNEN 1 → MNNCQGHISSTNYKDDGVEEAQLPGFRFHPTDEELVGFYLRRKVDKKPLNIELIKQVDIYKYDPWDLPKPSSVGDNEGYFFCKRGRKYRNSIRPNRVTGSGFWKATGIDKPVYSLGGEGRDCIGLKKTLVYYRGSAGKGTKTDWMMHEFRLPTSDNNTSSTAIAKAEISPQEAEVWTLCRIFKRNVSYRKYTPDWRQLSTKCQQPPIDTSSKICSPAESNYKQESYVSFGAPLIQHYDNMPPGSNAIERKPLHLDQLSHIAQPPSMASSSNMSSPYIHEMFTHGDWDELRSVVECAFDPFLM, encoded by the exons ATGAACAACTGCCAAGGTCATATTAGCAGTACTAATTATAAAGATGATGGCGTTGAAGAAGCTCAACTTCCAGGGTTTCGATTTCACCCAACAGATGAAGAGCTTGTTGGGTTCTATCTTCGTCGAAAGGTGGACAAGAAGCCTCTCAATATCGAGCTCATCAAACAAGTTGATATCTACAAATATGATCCATGGGATCTGCCAA AGCCAAGCAGTGTGGGAGATAATGAAGGATACTTCTTTTGCAAAAGAGGAAGAAAGTATAGGAATAGCATCAGACCTAATAGGGTGACAGGGTCTGGATTTTGGAAAGCAACTGGCATTGACAAGCCGGTATATTCACTAGGAGGAGAAGGCCGTGACTGCATTGGACTCAAGAAAACACTTGTTTACTATCGCGGAAGTGCAGGAAAAGGCACCAAAACCGATTGGATGATGCACGAGTTTCGCCTTCCCACCAGTGATAACAACACCAGCTCCACTGCCATTGCCAAAGCTGAAATATCTCCCCAAGAAGCT GAAGTATGGACACTCTGTaggattttcaaaagaaatgtgTCATACAGAAAATACACACCGGATTGGAGGCAATTATCAACAAAATGTCAACAACCACCAATTGACACGAGCTCCAAGATATGCAGTCCAGCCGAGTCTAATTACAAACAAGAAAGCTACGTCAGTTTTGGCGCTCCACTCATTCAACATTACGATAATATGCCTCCTGGTAGTAACGCCATCGAAAGGAAACCACTGCATTTGGACCAGTTGAGCCACATAGCTCAGCCACCATCTATGGCTTCATCCTCAAACATGTCCAGCCCGTATATCCATGAGATGTTTACACATGGGGACTGGGATGAGCTTAGATCAGTCGTGGAGTGTGCTTTTGATCCTTTTCTTATGTAA